The Helicobacter pylori genome includes a window with the following:
- a CDS encoding D-alanine--D-alanine ligase, protein MEFCVLFGGASFEHEISIVSAIALKEVLKDRIKYFIFLDENHHFYLIEESDMHSKYFAQIKEKKLPPLILTRNGLLKNSFLGAKIIELPLVINLVHGGDGEDGKLASLLEFYRIAFIGPRIEASVLSYNKYLTKLYAKDLGVKTLNYVLLNEKNRANALDLMSFNLPFIIKPNSAGSSLGVNVVKEEKELIYALDGAFEYSKEVLIEPFIQGVKEYNLAGCKIKKDFCFSYIEEPSKQEFLDFKQKYLDFSRNKAPKANLSNTLEEQLKENFKKLYNDLFDGAIIRCDFFIIENEVYLNEINPIPGSLANYLFDDFKTTLENLAQSLPKTPKIPIKNSYLLQIQKNK, encoded by the coding sequence GTGGAGTTTTGCGTTTTATTTGGTGGGGCGAGTTTTGAGCATGAAATCAGCATTGTGAGCGCGATCGCACTTAAAGAAGTGTTAAAGGATAGGATTAAATATTTTATTTTTTTAGATGAAAACCATCATTTTTATTTGATTGAAGAATCTGACATGCATTCAAAATACTTCGCTCAAATCAAAGAAAAAAAATTACCTCCCCTAATCCTTACGCGCAATGGCTTGCTTAAAAACTCGTTTTTAGGCGCTAAGATTATAGAATTGCCTTTAGTGATCAATCTCGTGCATGGGGGCGATGGCGAAGACGGGAAATTAGCGAGCTTGTTAGAATTTTATCGTATCGCTTTTATAGGTCCTAGGATTGAAGCGAGCGTGTTGAGTTATAACAAATATTTAACCAAGCTTTATGCCAAAGACTTAGGGGTAAAAACTTTAAATTATGTTCTTTTGAATGAAAAAAACCGCGCTAACGCCTTGGATTTGATGAGCTTTAATCTTCCTTTCATCATCAAGCCTAATAGTGCTGGGAGCTCTTTAGGGGTGAATGTTGTGAAAGAAGAAAAAGAATTGATTTACGCTTTAGACGGTGCGTTTGAATATTCTAAAGAGGTCTTAATAGAGCCTTTCATTCAGGGAGTGAAAGAATACAATTTAGCCGGTTGCAAGATCAAAAAGGATTTTTGTTTTTCTTATATTGAAGAGCCTAGCAAACAGGAATTTTTAGATTTCAAACAAAAATATTTGGATTTTTCACGCAATAAAGCCCCTAAAGCGAATCTTTCTAACACCCTAGAAGAACAATTAAAAGAAAATTTTAAAAAACTCTATAATGATTTGTTTGATGGCGCGATCATTCGTTGCGATTTTTTTATCATAGAAAATGAAGTGTATCTTAATGAGATCAACCCCATTCCTGGCAGTTTGGCCAATTATTTGTTTGATGATTTTAAAACAACGCTAGAAAATTTAGCGCAATCATTGCCCAAAACCCCTAAAATCCCAATCAAAAACTCTTATTTGTTGCAAATCCAAAAGAATAAGTAA
- the estV gene encoding lipase EstV, translating to MAKRSIAYLDSVFDISYTFTDHHSPLNALFLHGWGSSKEIMQQAFQGCFLNYNHLYVDLPGFNQSPNDEKVLETKDYANIINLFLKSVDKKAHVVFGHSFGGKVAILCENEQIVLLSSAGILEPKPLKVRCKILLAKIFKKLGLNLGFLRSKDAMGLNQAMYETFKKVISEDFSDHFKRCEKEVLLFWGKDDKATPLSSAQKMQTLLKRSALFVLEGDHFFFLNQAKEIEKLVENYHHAKS from the coding sequence ATGGCCAAACGCAGTATCGCTTATTTGGATAGCGTTTTTGACATTTCCTACACTTTTACAGACCACCATAGCCCTTTAAACGCCTTGTTTTTGCATGGTTGGGGGAGTTCTAAGGAAATCATGCAACAAGCGTTTCAAGGCTGTTTTTTAAATTACAACCATTTGTATGTGGATTTGCCCGGCTTCAATCAAAGCCCTAACGATGAAAAAGTTTTAGAAACTAAAGATTATGCTAATATCATCAATCTGTTTTTAAAAAGCGTGGATAAAAAAGCGCATGTCGTTTTTGGGCATAGCTTTGGAGGGAAAGTAGCGATCTTGTGTGAAAACGAACAAATTGTTTTATTGAGCAGCGCGGGGATCTTAGAGCCAAAACCCTTAAAAGTGCGTTGTAAAATCCTTTTGGCTAAAATCTTTAAAAAATTAGGCTTGAATTTAGGGTTTTTGAGGAGTAAGGACGCTATGGGGCTTAATCAAGCGATGTATGAAACCTTTAAAAAAGTGATTAGCGAAGACTTTAGCGATCATTTCAAACGATGCGAGAAGGAAGTTTTATTATTTTGGGGTAAAGACGATAAAGCAACCCCCTTAAGCTCCGCTCAAAAAATGCAAACCTTATTGAAAAGAAGCGCGTTATTCGTTTTAGAAGGGGATCATTTCTTTTTTTTAAACCAAGCAAAAGAGATTGAAAAACTAGTGGAGAATTATCATCATGCAAAGTCTTAG
- a CDS encoding Mur ligase family protein, whose protein sequence is MQSLSWLNLAFRWLFITGLGYYIMTLLQWYHYSVFRILTKHHKMRWHGIYFLLPLGVFILSYAFKMPFVFDFFCGVIQMPMLIIWAKRNDKPLVFTPRVKRFFIFLLLFLILHEILNIELVPLDGISLALGYLCLFIFVLSASLIFEKVLSKQYLQTAKDKIASLKNLKVIAITGSFGKTSTKNFLLQILQTTFNAHASPKSVNTLLGLANDINQNLDDKSEIYIAEAGARNKGDIKEITRLIEPHLAVVAEVGEQHLEYFKTLENICETKAELLDSKRLEKAFCYSVEKIKPYAPKDSPLIDVSSLVKNIQSTLKGTSFEMLIDSVWEKFETKVLGEFSAYNIASAILIAKHLGLETERIKRLVLELNPIAHRLQLLEVNQKIIIDDSFNGNLKGMLEGIRLASLYEGRKVIVTPGLVESNTESNETLAQKIDEVFDVAIITGELNSKTIASQLKTPQKILLKDKAQLENILQATTIQGDLILFANDAPNYI, encoded by the coding sequence ATGCAAAGTCTTAGTTGGCTGAATTTAGCGTTTCGTTGGCTCTTTATAACAGGGCTTGGCTATTATATAATGACTTTATTGCAATGGTATCATTACAGCGTGTTTAGGATTTTAACCAAGCACCACAAAATGCGTTGGCATGGGATTTATTTTTTATTGCCTTTAGGGGTATTTATCCTATCGTATGCTTTCAAAATGCCGTTTGTTTTTGATTTCTTTTGCGGCGTTATTCAAATGCCCATGCTCATTATCTGGGCCAAACGCAACGACAAGCCTTTAGTTTTCACGCCAAGGGTGAAGCGCTTTTTCATCTTCTTATTACTCTTTTTAATCTTGCATGAAATCTTAAATATAGAATTAGTCCCTTTGGATGGGATTTCGCTCGCGCTTGGCTATTTGTGTTTATTTATATTCGTTTTGAGCGCTTCTTTAATCTTTGAAAAAGTCCTATCCAAGCAGTATTTGCAAACCGCTAAAGACAAAATCGCCTCTTTAAAGAATTTAAAAGTCATCGCCATTACCGGAAGTTTTGGGAAAACCAGCACCAAAAATTTCTTGCTTCAAATCTTACAAACCACATTCAACGCGCATGCAAGCCCCAAAAGCGTCAACACCCTTTTAGGGCTTGCGAATGATATTAACCAGAATTTAGATGATAAGAGCGAAATCTATATCGCTGAAGCCGGGGCAAGGAATAAGGGCGATATTAAAGAAATCACCCGCCTCATTGAACCGCACCTTGCTGTGGTCGCAGAAGTGGGCGAACAGCATTTAGAATATTTTAAAACTTTAGAAAATATTTGCGAGACTAAAGCGGAATTATTGGATTCCAAGCGCTTAGAAAAAGCCTTTTGTTATTCTGTGGAAAAGATCAAGCCCTATGCCCCTAAAGATAGCCCCTTAATAGATGTTTCTAGCCTGGTTAAAAACATCCAATCCACTTTAAAAGGCACTTCTTTTGAAATGCTTATAGATAGCGTTTGGGAAAAATTTGAAACAAAGGTTCTAGGGGAGTTTAGCGCTTATAATATCGCTTCAGCTATTTTAATCGCTAAGCATTTAGGATTAGAAACCGAAAGGATCAAACGGCTTGTTTTGGAACTCAACCCTATCGCCCATCGTTTGCAACTTTTGGAAGTGAATCAAAAAATCATCATAGACGATAGCTTTAACGGGAATTTAAAGGGCATGTTAGAGGGCATTCGTTTAGCGAGTTTGTATGAAGGGCGTAAGGTTATTGTAACACCGGGATTAGTGGAAAGCAATACAGAAAGTAATGAAACTTTAGCGCAAAAAATAGACGAGGTTTTTGATGTCGCTATCATCACAGGGGAGTTGAATTCCAAAACGATTGCTTCACAATTGAAAACCCCCCAAAAAATCTTACTCAAGGATAAGGCGCAATTGGAAAATATCTTACAAGCCACCACGATTCAGGGCGATTTGATTTTATTCGCTAATGACGCCCCTAATTACATTTAG
- a CDS encoding HIT family protein, with the protein MQHLYAPWRESYLKEKNKSCVFCGISQNPTKDSENRVLYRNSDLFVVMNAYPYNPGHLLIIPHAHQASVELLDLNIWLNMNKLAPKVLKALYAYGAQGINLGLNLHRNAGAGIPEHLHMHLVPRFLGDSNFMSVIAQTRVCGIDLNETYLALKNLLEKELG; encoded by the coding sequence ATGCAACATTTATACGCTCCTTGGCGCGAAAGTTATTTGAAAGAGAAAAATAAGAGTTGTGTCTTTTGCGGGATTTCTCAAAACCCTACAAAAGATTCAGAAAACAGAGTGCTTTATAGAAATAGCGATCTCTTTGTGGTGATGAACGCCTACCCTTATAACCCGGGGCATTTGTTGATCATTCCTCATGCGCATCAAGCGAGCGTTGAACTTTTAGATCTTAACATTTGGCTAAACATGAATAAATTAGCGCCTAAAGTGTTAAAAGCGTTGTATGCTTATGGCGCTCAAGGGATCAATTTAGGTTTGAATTTGCACAGAAACGCCGGAGCAGGAATCCCTGAGCATTTGCACATGCATTTAGTGCCTAGGTTTTTAGGCGATAGCAATTTTATGAGCGTTATCGCTCAAACTAGGGTGTGTGGGATTGATTTAAATGAAACCTATCTTGCGTTAAAAAACTTATTAGAAAAGGAGCTTGGTTGA
- a CDS encoding ribose-phosphate pyrophosphokinase, with product MKARGFKAKMRGFKIFSGSAHPAFGKEVSKHLGVPLSKAVIGKFSDGEINIQISESVRGKDIFIVQPTCVPVNDNLMELLVMVDALRRSSANSITAVLPYFGYARQDRKAAPRVPITAKMVANLMQEVGIERIITMDLHAGQIQGFFDVPVDNLYGSIVFRDYIRSKALKNPVIASPDVGGVTRARYFANQMGLDLIIVDKRREKANESEVMNIIGSAKERDVILVDDMIDTAGTICKAALALKEQGAISVMALGTHAVLSGNAIKRIKESMLDEVVVTNSIPLVQKCDKITTLSVAPLFAEVIRRIYHNESVQSLFT from the coding sequence ATGAAGGCGCGTGGGTTTAAGGCAAAGATGCGTGGTTTTAAGATTTTTTCAGGGAGCGCTCACCCTGCCTTTGGCAAAGAAGTGTCAAAGCATTTAGGCGTTCCCTTATCCAAAGCCGTGATTGGCAAATTCAGCGATGGTGAAATCAATATCCAAATCAGCGAATCGGTGCGCGGTAAGGATATTTTTATTGTCCAGCCCACTTGCGTGCCGGTTAATGACAATTTAATGGAATTGTTAGTCATGGTAGATGCTTTAAGGCGCAGTTCCGCCAATTCTATCACAGCGGTGTTGCCGTATTTTGGCTATGCCAGACAGGACAGAAAAGCGGCTCCAAGAGTGCCTATCACGGCTAAAATGGTCGCTAATTTGATGCAAGAAGTGGGGATTGAAAGGATCATTACAATGGATTTGCATGCCGGGCAAATCCAAGGCTTTTTTGATGTGCCGGTGGATAATTTATACGGATCTATCGTTTTTAGAGATTATATCCGCTCTAAAGCGTTAAAAAACCCTGTGATCGCTAGCCCTGATGTGGGTGGGGTTACAAGAGCCAGGTATTTTGCCAATCAAATGGGCTTGGATTTAATCATCGTGGATAAGCGCCGTGAAAAAGCTAATGAAAGCGAAGTGATGAATATTATCGGCTCAGCAAAGGAGCGCGATGTGATTTTAGTAGATGATATGATTGATACCGCAGGCACGATCTGTAAAGCCGCTTTGGCCTTAAAAGAACAAGGGGCAATTTCTGTCATGGCGTTAGGCACGCATGCGGTTTTGAGCGGGAATGCGATCAAGCGCATTAAAGAAAGCATGTTAGATGAAGTGGTGGTAACCAACTCTATCCCTTTAGTTCAAAAATGCGATAAAATCACCACTTTAAGCGTAGCGCCCTTATTTGCGGAAGTGATCAGAAGGATTTATCATAACGAAAGCGTCCAATCGCTTTTCACTTAA
- a CDS encoding FtsW/RodA/SpoVE family cell cycle protein, which yields MALDKRIWMHFDLLPFVFIIPLLVVSFVLIFESSAVLSLKQGVYYAIGFILFWIVFFIPFRKLDRWLFVFYWACVILLALVDFMGSSKLGAQRWLVIPFTSITLQPSEPVKIAILLLLAHLIKINPPPFKGYDWGMFLKLSFYICLPAALILKQPDLGTALIVLIMGFGILLIVGLRTRVWLPLFIALLVASPIAYHFLHDYQKKRIADFLSEKPNYHVMQSIIAIGSGGFLGKSKEACTQTKFKFLPIATSDFIFAYFVERFGFLGAMLLFAIYIGLSLHLFFYLFESNSDWFLKIVALGISILIFVYSSVNIAMTLGLAPVVGIPLPLFSYGGSSFITFMILFAILENLLAFRYIFGYNSKPSFGNFGFLAQLVRALGS from the coding sequence ATGGCATTAGACAAAAGGATTTGGATGCATTTTGATCTTTTGCCTTTTGTGTTTATTATCCCCTTGTTGGTGGTTTCTTTTGTATTGATTTTTGAGAGCAGTGCGGTTTTGAGCTTGAAGCAAGGGGTTTATTATGCGATAGGGTTTATTCTCTTTTGGATCGTGTTTTTTATCCCTTTCAGAAAGCTCGATCGCTGGCTCTTTGTGTTTTATTGGGCATGCGTTATTTTATTAGCGTTAGTGGATTTTATGGGATCGAGTAAGCTTGGAGCACAACGATGGCTAGTCATTCCTTTCACTTCTATCACTTTACAGCCTAGCGAACCCGTGAAAATCGCTATCCTTTTGTTATTGGCGCATTTGATTAAAATCAACCCACCCCCTTTTAAGGGCTATGATTGGGGTATGTTTTTAAAGCTTAGTTTTTACATTTGCTTACCGGCGGCTTTGATTTTAAAACAGCCTGATTTAGGCACGGCTCTTATTGTGCTCATCATGGGTTTTGGGATTTTACTTATCGTGGGTTTAAGGACTAGGGTGTGGCTCCCTCTTTTTATCGCTCTTTTAGTGGCTTCGCCTATCGCTTATCATTTTTTGCATGATTACCAAAAAAAGCGCATCGCAGACTTTCTTTCTGAAAAGCCTAATTACCATGTCATGCAATCCATTATCGCTATAGGATCGGGCGGGTTTTTAGGCAAATCTAAAGAGGCTTGCACGCAAACCAAATTCAAATTTTTGCCTATTGCAACGAGCGATTTTATCTTCGCTTACTTCGTGGAGCGTTTCGGGTTTTTAGGGGCTATGTTGCTTTTTGCGATTTATATAGGCTTGAGTTTGCATTTATTTTTTTATCTGTTTGAGAGCAACAGCGATTGGTTTTTAAAGATTGTAGCCCTTGGGATTTCTATTTTAATCTTTGTTTATTCCAGCGTGAATATCGCCATGACTTTAGGGTTAGCCCCTGTGGTGGGGATTCCCTTACCCTTATTCAGCTATGGGGGGAGCAGTTTTATCACTTTTATGATCCTGTTTGCAATCCTAGAAAACCTGCTTGCTTTTCGCTATATTTTTGGATACAATAGCAAACCATCCTTTGGGAATTTTGGATTCTTAGCTCAGCTGGTCAGAGCACTCGGCTCATAA
- a CDS encoding YcjF family protein, with product MWRICALKRLLLGFKRERELLSFAKNWNIPTIIVFTNTQAEDGEAFVQETKRIIDEEWGFKGFIKAYARVNSVAFSFRGLKVPVEGLEELVDETKKCLIEAKKNKQNHFLLIQKANIQARKQAMIEECKTIIHVASGAAGAAGLIPIPFSDAFAIAPIQAGMIYKMNDAFGMDLEESVAASLITGLLGVTAIAQVGRTLVNGLLKFIPVVGSVAGSATAVAITEGIGFAYLKVLEKCFNDETGEVELPAMDTIKSLFKENYLNLDTIKQLTQSD from the coding sequence ATGTGGCGTATCTGTGCGTTAAAGAGACTTCTTCTAGGGTTCAAGAGAGAGAGAGAGCTATTAAGCTTCGCTAAAAATTGGAATATCCCAACGATTATCGTTTTCACAAACACTCAAGCCGAAGACGGCGAGGCATTTGTCCAAGAAACTAAAAGGATCATAGACGAAGAATGGGGGTTTAAAGGTTTTATCAAAGCCTATGCGAGAGTCAATTCCGTTGCCTTTTCGTTTAGGGGGTTAAAAGTCCCTGTTGAAGGTTTAGAAGAATTGGTAGATGAAACGAAAAAATGCTTGATAGAAGCTAAGAAAAACAAACAAAACCATTTCTTGCTGATTCAAAAAGCTAACATCCAAGCAAGAAAGCAAGCCATGATAGAGGAATGTAAAACCATTATCCATGTTGCATCAGGAGCGGCTGGAGCGGCTGGGCTTATCCCCATACCCTTTAGCGATGCGTTCGCTATTGCACCCATTCAAGCAGGAATGATCTATAAAATGAATGACGCTTTTGGAATGGATTTGGAAGAATCTGTAGCCGCATCATTAATCACAGGATTGTTGGGCGTGACCGCTATCGCGCAAGTGGGGAGAACGCTCGTTAATGGTTTGCTTAAATTCATTCCTGTTGTGGGGAGTGTTGCAGGGAGTGCAACCGCTGTGGCTATCACAGAAGGCATTGGGTTTGCTTATTTGAAAGTGCTAGAAAAGTGCTTTAATGATGAGACGGGCGAAGTGGAACTGCCTGCAATGGATACGATAAAATCCCTTTTCAAGGAGAATTATCTCAACTTGGATACAATCAAACAATTAACACAATCAGATTAG
- a CDS encoding GTPase, with protein sequence MEHNGHDKLNGVLRGFLGDSFTLDGKEGGLNMSKMLEHIKKEKPKMNVLLMGGTGVGKSSLINALFGKEIAKAGVGKPITQHLEKYVDEKKGLILWDTKGIEGKDYHDTMESIKKEMEDSFKTLDEKEAIDVAYLCVKETSSRVQERERAIKLR encoded by the coding sequence ATGGAACATAACGGGCATGATAAACTGAACGGCGTTTTGCGTGGCTTTTTAGGCGACTCATTCACGCTTGATGGGAAAGAGGGAGGATTGAACATGAGCAAGATGCTTGAACACATCAAAAAGGAAAAACCAAAGATGAATGTTTTGCTCATGGGGGGTACTGGTGTGGGTAAAAGCTCGCTCATTAACGCTCTATTTGGTAAAGAAATCGCTAAAGCAGGCGTAGGAAAACCCATCACTCAGCATCTTGAAAAATATGTTGATGAAAAGAAGGGCTTGATTTTGTGGGACACTAAAGGCATTGAAGGTAAAGATTACCACGACACCATGGAAAGCATTAAAAAAGAAATGGAAGATTCTTTTAAAACGCTTGATGAAAAAGAAGCCATTGATGTGGCGTATCTGTGCGTTAAAGAGACTTCTTCTAGGGTTCAAGAGAGAGAGAGAGCTATTAAGCTTCGCTAA
- a CDS encoding RluA family pseudouridine synthase: protein MQKVFIAPTHYKRLDEFLAKELQISKNQVLNLIKEGLVFCQKKEVKKGGLALKEGDAITLLTPKIAPKPLKRDLDLEIEVIFEDEDLLVLNKPPNLVVHKAPSVKEPTLVDWLKSQNYELSNLGLKERYGIVHRLDKDTSGGIVIAKNNFTHVHLSEQLKTKMMGRYYIALLSTPLKEEKMSVECYLARNPNNRLKMIALKAAKKEKSRYSKSEFTSLLTSQNGMDLIGAKLFTGRTHQIRAHLEYLNRHIIGDNLYGLNEALPKEEIRIMLHAYLIEFKHPRSEQKLRFKVPLLKDMLEYLKKVFDKENLDEVLDEEKILHAFIAK, encoded by the coding sequence ATGCAAAAAGTTTTCATCGCCCCTACCCATTACAAACGCCTTGATGAATTTTTAGCCAAAGAATTGCAAATTTCTAAAAACCAAGTATTGAATTTGATTAAAGAGGGGCTGGTGTTTTGTCAAAAAAAGGAGGTCAAAAAAGGGGGGCTAGCCTTAAAAGAGGGCGATGCAATCACGCTTTTAACGCCCAAAATCGCGCCCAAACCCTTAAAAAGAGATCTTGATTTAGAAATAGAAGTCATTTTTGAAGATGAAGACTTATTGGTGTTGAATAAGCCTCCTAATCTAGTCGTCCATAAAGCCCCAAGCGTGAAAGAGCCTACTTTAGTGGATTGGTTAAAATCTCAAAATTACGAGCTTTCTAATCTGGGCTTAAAAGAGCGCTATGGGATTGTGCATCGTTTGGATAAGGATACGAGCGGAGGGATTGTCATCGCTAAAAACAATTTTACCCATGTTCATTTGAGCGAGCAACTCAAAACTAAAATGATGGGGCGCTACTATATTGCCTTGCTTTCAACGCCCTTAAAAGAAGAAAAAATGAGCGTGGAATGCTATTTGGCAAGAAACCCCAATAACCGCTTAAAAATGATAGCGCTCAAAGCGGCTAAAAAAGAAAAAAGCCGTTATTCTAAAAGCGAATTTACTAGCTTGCTGACTTCTCAAAATGGCATGGATTTGATAGGGGCTAAACTATTCACCGGGCGCACGCACCAGATCAGAGCGCATTTAGAATATTTGAACAGACACATCATCGGCGATAACCTTTACGGGCTTAATGAAGCGCTTCCTAAAGAAGAAATAAGAATCATGCTGCATGCCTATTTGATAGAGTTCAAACACCCTAGAAGCGAGCAAAAACTGCGCTTTAAAGTTCCCCTATTAAAGGATATGTTAGAATATCTTAAAAAAGTTTTTGACAAGGAGAATTTAGATGAGGTCTTGGATGAAGAAAAAATACTTCACGCTTTTATTGCAAAGTAG